In Notolabrus celidotus isolate fNotCel1 chromosome 8, fNotCel1.pri, whole genome shotgun sequence, a genomic segment contains:
- the flrt1b gene encoding leucine-rich repeat transmembrane protein FLRT1 codes for MAAESLAELRDWLFLLLLCLTLLAEVLELAAAAIAMETGEGDEGIVCPSVCRCDEGFIYCNDRGLSIIPPLPLMAAILYLQSNRLSNAGLPPSLERSTSIRVIYLYANQLDEFPIHLPPSLRELHLQDNNIRTLPRSSLAKLPLLERLHLDDNSISTVSIQERAFSGTPRLRLLFLSRNHLSSIPAGLPASLEELRLDDNRISTIPTHAFRGLSSLRRLVLDGNLLANTRIADDTFSRLSNLTELSLVRNALQSPPVNLPSSHLVRLHLQDNGMTHIPRGALDGMRKLQKLDLSGNNLTSLPRGLLKDTEGLELLLLRGNPWYCGCNLRWLHAWLHSRGAAVTVRGLTCQGPEPVRGQVLRDLTSLMEQCEGPPAGPSTGMGVNPGEKDGGVEDIGQPGGQPVASVPHGSTTTASLLVPTQGSLFTLRAKRPGLVMPLPPGEGGHVSGEALELTVKPLSSDSVLVTWLCPQPAPSFRLSWLRLGSSAALGSITETLVPGERRQYLLTQLTPRSHYLICLLPLPQEPSFVGSSMGSSRSGSMDTNSKDSAPACAQIETGDALVNPGGEGSNGEGQDSELTALPLAGIIGGATALVSLLLIFGIFCWYGQRAGYMSGDSGSYSRGRGGKHYDDYVESGTKKDTSILEIRAPPAGFQMTAMAHQPLQPRLEDVTYIHTIFPSSSSSSQANGTYRSSHGAGSLNGTILSQTSHHHATYGTNRGYREGGIPDIDYAYT; via the coding sequence ATGGCAGCCGAGAGTCTTGCTGAGCTCCGTGATTGGCTCTTTTTACTCCTCCTTTGCCTCACCTTGTTGGCAGAGGTGCTGGAACTAGCAGCAGCGGCAATCGCCATGGAGACTGGTGAAGGAGATGAGGGTATCGTTTGCCCCTCGGTGTGCCGCTGCGATGAAGGTTTCATCTACTGCAACGACCGCGGCCTCAGTATAATTCCTCCACTTCCGTTGATGGCTGCCATCCTCTACTTGCAGAGCAATCGGCTGAGTAACGCTGGGCTGCCTCCCTCGCTGGAGCGCAGTACTTCCATAAGAGTAATATACTTGTATGCCAACCAGTTGGATGAATTTCCTATACACCTCCCACCTTCATTACGAGAGCTCCATTTGCAGGATAATAATATACGAACGTTACCGAGGTCATCTCTGGCCAAGTTACCATTACTAGAACGATTACACCTGGATGATAACTCTATATCAACAGTTAGCATCCAAGAGCGAGCTTTTTCTGGGACTCCACGGCTTCGACTGCTATTTCTGTCTCGGAACCACCTGTCAAGCATTCCTGCAGGCTTACCAGCGTCGTTGGAAGAGTTGCGGTTGGACGACAACAGAATCAGCACAATCCCAACGCATGCCTTTCGTGGGCTCTCCTCCCTGCGACGCTTGGTTCTTGATGGGAACCTTCTGGCCAACACACGAATCGCTGACGACACCTTTTCCCGTCTTTCCAACCTGACTGAGCTCTCACTGGTCAGGAATGCACTGCAGTCTCCTCCAGTTAACCTACCTTCAAGTCACCTCGTGCGACTTCATTTGCAAGACAACGGAATGACTCACATTCCACGAGGTGCACTGGATGGGATGCGGAAGTTACAGAAGCTGGACCTGTCAGGAAATAATCTGACCAGCTTGCCACGAGGACTTCTGAAGGACACCGAAGGCCTGGAGCTGCTACTGTTGCGAGGAAACCCCTGGTACTGTGGATGCAACCTTCGCTGGCTCCATGCCTGGCTGCACAGCCGAGGGGCAGCAGTGACTGTTAGGGGTCTGACCTGCCAGGGTCCTGAGCCTGTGAGGGGCCAGGTCCTGAGGGACCTAACTTCTCTAATGGAGCAATGTGAAGGCCCCCCTGCTGGTCCTAGTACCGGAATGGGGGTAAACCcaggagagaaagatggaggagtTGAAGATATTGGCCAACCAGGAGGCCAACCAGTTGCTTCAGTTCCTCATGGCAGCACTACCACTGCCTCCCTGTTGGTCCCCACACAAGGTTCCCTCTTCACCCTGAGAGCCAAGCGACCAGGCCTTGTTATGCCTCTGCCTCCAGGTGAAGGGGGACATGTATCTGGAGAGGCTCTGGAGCTGACTGTAAAACCTCTCTCTTCGGATAGTGTACTAGTGACCTGGTTGTGCCCACAGCCAGCACCCTCCTTCCGCCTATCATGGCTCAGGTTGGGTAGCAGTGCAGCTCTTGGTTCCATAACAGAGACTCTTGTACCTGGAGAGAGGAGGCAGTACCTCCTTACCCAGCTCACGCCGCGCTCCCATTACCTCATCTGCCTGCTGCCACTACCACAGGAGCCTTCCTTTGTGGGTTCCAGCATGGGTTCATCTCGAAGTGGCAGCATGGACACAAACAGTAAAGACTCAGCCCCAGCCTGTGCACAGATAGAGACTGGGGATGCTCTGGTCAACCCAGGAGGGGAGGGTTCAAATGGAGAGGGTCAGGACTCTGAACTAACAGCCCTGCCTTTGGCTGGGATTATAGGAGGTGCCACGGCATTGGTAAGCCTGCTGTTAATCTTTGGCATTTTCTGCTGGTATGGACAGAGGGCGGGGTACATGTCCGGGGACTCAGGCTCATACAGCAGGGGCCGAGGTGGAAAACATTATGATGACTATGTAGAGTCAGGCACCAAGAAAGACACTTCCATCCTCGAGATCAGGGCCCCACCAGCAGGGTTTCAGATGACTGCTATGGCCCATCAGCCACTCCAGCCTAGGCTGGAGGATGTCACCTACATCCACACTAttttcccctcttcttcctcttcctcccaagCAAACGGGACCTACCGGAGCAGCCACGGAGCTGGCAGCCTCAACGGTACCATCCTCAGCCAAACCAGCCACCATCATGCCACTTATGGTACTAACCGTGGCTACAGAGAGGGTGGCATCCCAGACATAGATTATGCCTACACGTGA